The Parachlamydia acanthamoebae sequence CAGACGTTTACCTTCTTCTGTGGATTCAATATTCTCCATTTTACAATCCAGGACTTTGATGCATCAAACCACCATCCACAAATACGGTAGAGGCAGTCATATAGCTAGCCCCTTCTCCAGCAATAAAAGCGACGACTCTGGCAATCTCTTCTGGTTGAGCCATTCTACCTAAAGGAATTGTCGTATCCAGTTCTTTCATTAATGTGGCATTTTCCATCGTGGCGCGATTAATAGGAGTTGCAACTGCTCCAGGGCCAATTCCCGTCACTAAAATGTCATATTTGGCAAGCTCAAGAGCTGAGGTTCGAGTTAGCATCCGCATGCCGCCTTTCGACAGGCAATAAGGAATATTGTTAGGCATGGGCCAATCTTCATGTACAGAAGTGATATTGATAATCCGCCCGCCCTTACCTTGCTTAATCATTTGTTTGGCTGCAATTTGGGTCCCAAAGAAAGCGCTTTTCAAATTGATCGCTAAAACTCTTTCATACTGAGCTTCGGTTGTATCCAGGATAGAGGTTCTCGTTTCGATGCCTGCATTGTTCACCAAAATGTCTAAATGTCCAAATTGTTTAACAGCTGCGTCCACTAATGCTTGCCAATCAGACACTTTGCTTACATCTGCATCAACACCAATCACTTGATCGCCCAAGGCTTTTACCTTCTTTTCTAATTCTTCCGTCGCTTGAGGATTCACGACATAATCGATGACGATATTAGCCCCACGCTTAGCTAGCTCTAGAACAATGCCCGCCCCTATGCCTGTGTTCCCTCCTGTAACAATGGCTACCTTTCCTTTCAAATCCATTATATCTCCTTTGATAAATGATTGTTCTTTGGAGTTTCTGTGACAAAAAATGAAATAATCCCAAGAATAAAGGCGACTACCGCCCCGACTAAATACACGTCTCTTAAGCTCATATGCGTGCTATCTTCAAGTAATCCAACTCCAAAGGCTGCGATTCCATATCCCAATAAATAAAATGAAATCACCATGCCTGGCACGGAGGAAGCAAATGCTTTCAGCTGTTGATTTCCAAAACTAATAATAAGAGGAAGAAGGACCGAACATCCAAAACCGGTTAATCCAAATGCAGCCACAGCCCAGTATTCAGCATTTGGCGGAAGTGAGGCTATCACGATAAATGCAAGTGTCGAAATGAAGGGAAAAGTTTGGAAAATAAGCTCTTCTCGAAAATATTTTCTGACGATTGCAAAAAATACCCTTCCAAAAGTCACCATTCCCCAAAAAGCCGTTAAAGCAATGGACTGCAATTCAAGCGAAGCATGGAGATGTGTTTTCATAAAAATAGAAAGCCAATTTCCGTTTAATGTTTCCACAATTCCATACAACAAAGCAAAAGACGCAAAGATCCAAAAACGAATGGGGATGGGAACGGTGAGCGATTGATTTGTTGAAAAGTTAAATTTTCCTCCTGGCAAGTTTAAAGCCTGGCTGAAAATAAATCCTGTGGCTAGCAGGATAGCCAATAAAAGCGGTAATCCCCACCAAAACCCCATCGAAACAAAAAACGCATTAAAAATGGGTGCTAAAGCTGTCCCAATTCCTAAAAGAGCATTTAACATGAGAAGGATGGAATCGACTTGGGTAGGATATAGTAAAGCTGCCATCGCATTAATGGTGGGGACAACCAGTCCAAAGCCGAGCCCTAGACAACCTGTCGCACAGAGTAAGATGACATAGCTTAAAATAGAGGAGTGCACGGTAAAGGCACTTATAGCAAGCAGTATCATGGATAAGAGATTGGCTACAAGTCCACACAAAAAAACCGACTTTGATCCAAATTTTCGACAAAAAACAGGATTTAACGCGGACGCAATGATCGACAATATAGCTTGAGGAATAAATAGGCTTCCATAGGCAGTACTGGACAGGTGAAATTGATGTGGATCAGTTAATATAGTACTTACAGCAGGAAATGCGACCAATGCGATCCCCTGGACTAGACCAGCAAAATAAATGGCTATCGTTTCTTTACGCATTAGGAAGCCTTTGCTAGTTCAGGAACAGGTTTAGCTCCCTTCGTATTTAACTTAATGGCCCAAATAGAATCTGATGAACAAATAAACAAGACGTTATTATCTTTACCGCCAAAAGTTAAGTTCGCTGTTTCTTTTGGCATCCGAATTTTTCCAATCAACTCTCCCTTAGGATTGAACACCTGCACCCCATCCAAAGCTCCCACATAGATATTACCCTCGTGATCGAGACGCATTCCGTCAGGAAACCCAGGCGCTACCATCGTAAAAAGCCGCTTATTTGTCACCTTGGAACCATCTTCTGTGACATCAAAAGAATAAATTGCGTGAGGATATTTTTCATAATAGGTGCGAGGAGCTTGAATTGCCCCGCTATCAATCACGTATAAAATTTTTTCATCTGGGGAAAAAGCAATTCCATTAGGCATCTTAAAGTCGGTAATGACAGCATCTAAATCCTTGGTTTTCGGATTGTAACGATAGACATTGTTCGGTAGATAACATTCTTGTGGAAATTGTAAGCACCCATATCCTGGATCCGTGAACCAAACTGTCCCGTCGGATTTGACGACTAAATCGTTAGGTGAATTAAGGGGCTTTCCATCGTAAAATCCCACTAATGTTTTGACTTCCCCAGTTAGTTCAGTTACAGAAACTCTTCTACCCGTCGTTTCTGCAGTCAATAATCTTCCTTCTGAGTCAATGGTTTGACCATCCGCAATATTGGAGGGATGTCTAAAAACCACGGGTTTACTCCATGATAAAGGGGTAATCTGATTATAGGGTAAAAGTCCGTGCCAACGCAGAATAAGAATATTATCATTAATTTGATCGGTGAAAAGTAAATACCCTTCTTCACTATTTTTAATAGAAAGATAAGCTGGTCCTTCCGTAAATCCAAAACCATCTGCCACATGAAAAAGTTGTGGTCTTACCCCTAAAATTTTTGCAAATTCTTCAGAATACACTTCAAAAGGAAGTTGCGGGGTTGCCGAAATAGGATAAGCAGGATTATTTTTTATCGAATCATTGCAAGAAGCTTGGGAAATGAGGAAAAGAAACAAACAAAGCCATTTAAACATAAGCCCCCTTCTGACTTCGAACCATTTACTCGTTTTTATGAAGAAATAAGTCTTTTAGAAGTAGAAAGTCAAATCATTTAAAATAAATTTCTCAAAAAAAATGAACACAATTCCTTCTTGTGGTTTTTTATTTAAAATCGTTAATAGAAATTGCAGATTTTAAAAATCTAAAAAACGATTGTTTTGAGGAAGCAATGTTGTTATAATGACATTATAACACTTAACAAAGTAATAGTTTATGACTTTACCTCTACAACCTAAAAATGAAACTATTATTACTAGTGCGAATAATTTACAAGACCCACTAAAAAATTATGGGGTCTATCCTAATAAAAAATTATCAAAATTTCTTCCCCATTTTGGAAAAAATCTCAGTCTTTCCACACTTTCTTCTGTAATTACCTCTTTTATTTCTCAAAATATCTTAGGATTAGTTAATAAAGTTAAAAGTGCAGCAAACAAAATTTTTAAAATAAAATTTGTAAGTAAAACTAAATTATTCACAAGTCATGAAAAAATAGATAAATCTCAAAATGCATGGCTTTTAAATC is a genomic window containing:
- a CDS encoding MFS transporter; its protein translation is MRKETIAIYFAGLVQGIALVAFPAVSTILTDPHQFHLSSTAYGSLFIPQAILSIIASALNPVFCRKFGSKSVFLCGLVANLLSMILLAISAFTVHSSILSYVILLCATGCLGLGFGLVVPTINAMAALLYPTQVDSILLMLNALLGIGTALAPIFNAFFVSMGFWWGLPLLLAILLATGFIFSQALNLPGGKFNFSTNQSLTVPIPIRFWIFASFALLYGIVETLNGNWLSIFMKTHLHASLELQSIALTAFWGMVTFGRVFFAIVRKYFREELIFQTFPFISTLAFIVIASLPPNAEYWAVAAFGLTGFGCSVLLPLIISFGNQQLKAFASSVPGMVISFYLLGYGIAAFGVGLLEDSTHMSLRDVYLVGAVVAFILGIISFFVTETPKNNHLSKEI
- a CDS encoding SMP-30/gluconolactonase/LRE family protein; the protein is MFKWLCLFLFLISQASCNDSIKNNPAYPISATPQLPFEVYSEEFAKILGVRPQLFHVADGFGFTEGPAYLSIKNSEEGYLLFTDQINDNILILRWHGLLPYNQITPLSWSKPVVFRHPSNIADGQTIDSEGRLLTAETTGRRVSVTELTGEVKTLVGFYDGKPLNSPNDLVVKSDGTVWFTDPGYGCLQFPQECYLPNNVYRYNPKTKDLDAVITDFKMPNGIAFSPDEKILYVIDSGAIQAPRTYYEKYPHAIYSFDVTEDGSKVTNKRLFTMVAPGFPDGMRLDHEGNIYVGALDGVQVFNPKGELIGKIRMPKETANLTFGGKDNNVLFICSSDSIWAIKLNTKGAKPVPELAKAS
- a CDS encoding SDR family NAD(P)-dependent oxidoreductase codes for the protein MDLKGKVAIVTGGNTGIGAGIVLELAKRGANIVIDYVVNPQATEELEKKVKALGDQVIGVDADVSKVSDWQALVDAAVKQFGHLDILVNNAGIETRTSILDTTEAQYERVLAINLKSAFFGTQIAAKQMIKQGKGGRIINITSVHEDWPMPNNIPYCLSKGGMRMLTRTSALELAKYDILVTGIGPGAVATPINRATMENATLMKELDTTIPLGRMAQPEEIARVVAFIAGEGASYMTASTVFVDGGLMHQSPGL